Proteins co-encoded in one Dehalogenimonas sp. WBC-2 genomic window:
- a CDS encoding DNA-binding response regulator, producing the protein MRILLVEDDTDLVWAIKSRMEQDGYAVDHESDGPSGLNRAADTYDVIILDIMLPGLDGFEVCRRIRSQGIKTPILMLTARSREDDKVRGLDCGADDYLAKPFSYPELFARVRALIRRSHNHLTNELIVGPLHIDIALRTAAYHGRELILTSKEYGILEYLTLNRNAVVTKDMIEQHIWGDDNNIYSNVIEVLVSRVRNKLDPENKEAVIKTVRSLGYIIKNEKP; encoded by the coding sequence ATGCGTATCCTGCTGGTAGAAGATGACACAGACCTGGTCTGGGCTATTAAGTCCCGGATGGAACAGGACGGCTACGCTGTTGACCATGAATCCGACGGCCCGTCCGGCCTGAACCGTGCCGCCGACACCTATGACGTCATCATCCTGGACATCATGCTGCCGGGTCTTGATGGTTTCGAGGTATGCCGCCGTATCCGCAGTCAGGGCATCAAAACGCCCATCCTCATGCTTACCGCCCGCAGCCGGGAAGACGACAAAGTACGCGGCCTGGACTGCGGCGCCGATGATTATCTGGCCAAACCGTTCAGCTATCCCGAGCTTTTCGCCCGAGTTCGGGCACTGATTCGGAGGTCCCACAATCATCTAACGAACGAGCTGATCGTAGGCCCGTTGCATATTGATATTGCTTTGAGAACTGCCGCTTACCATGGCCGGGAACTGATACTGACTTCCAAGGAATACGGCATCCTTGAATATTTAACCTTGAACAGAAATGCGGTCGTGACCAAGGATATGATCGAGCAGCATATCTGGGGAGATGACAACAATATCTATTCCAATGTCATCGAGGTGTTGGTCAGCCGGGTAAGGAACAAGCTGGACCCGGAGAACAAGGAAGCGGTCATCAAGACCGTCAGGAGTTTGGGGTACATCATCAAGAATGAAAAGCCTTAA
- a CDS encoding two-component sensor histidine kinase produces the protein MEIGPGYINSATLDTIEVEARNQGENIFDILSEFITGTTATGILETFHPVFPLLGPGGRGDSTTITLLPELFRSSDNYYLIDDPSSEIGPLIISDNYFSSTISLFIDGPPWRRLYYSQVDGYDDLVIIGSLDIRFLPEKNWLGKVPGDVLLVTPLVMVAALLLGSIITRITVSPVIRLTRFSEKLAAGSLNERTGFTSKDELGRLAHSLNLMAARLQDTFNSQKKFVSDAAHELKTPLASMKTAVTGALINSKTKEEYHQLIDFLSRKIDVQERLITDLLLQAKADEVDSVTACQLVDIADLVARAAGEFEPIFDEKGLNFTPDTAELPPHRKLYVKGDAGQLLHLFSNLFDNAAKYTPAGGRVGICITADDENVFIKVRDTGGGIAPEHLDKIFDRFYKISADRTPESGFGLGLSICRGIAVRHGGEITVESEPGEGSVFTVRLPLYFG, from the coding sequence ATGGAAATAGGTCCTGGTTACATCAACAGCGCAACACTTGACACTATTGAAGTGGAAGCGCGGAATCAGGGTGAAAATATTTTTGATATTCTCTCAGAGTTCATAACAGGAACCACTGCAACCGGAATACTTGAGACCTTCCATCCAGTTTTTCCGCTTCTTGGGCCTGGAGGACGAGGCGATAGCACAACGATAACTCTACTTCCAGAGTTATTCCGTTCAAGCGACAATTATTACCTCATAGACGATCCTTCTTCTGAAATAGGTCCATTGATTATTTCAGATAATTATTTCTCTTCAACCATATCTCTATTCATTGATGGACCGCCATGGCGCAGGTTGTATTACTCTCAAGTAGACGGCTACGACGATCTGGTAATCATAGGCTCATTGGACATACGTTTTCTCCCTGAAAAGAACTGGCTGGGCAAGGTGCCCGGAGATGTCTTGCTAGTAACTCCGCTTGTCATGGTAGCAGCCTTACTCCTTGGTTCAATTATTACACGTATAACGGTTAGCCCGGTTATCCGCCTGACCCGGTTTTCGGAAAAACTGGCCGCAGGAAGCTTAAATGAAAGAACTGGTTTTACATCAAAAGATGAACTGGGGCGGCTTGCTCATTCGCTTAATTTGATGGCTGCCCGGTTGCAGGATACCTTTAATTCCCAGAAGAAATTCGTTTCCGACGCTGCCCATGAATTGAAAACTCCTCTGGCATCAATGAAGACGGCGGTCACCGGAGCATTAATCAATAGTAAGACTAAAGAAGAATACCATCAGTTGATTGATTTCTTGTCCCGCAAGATAGATGTCCAGGAACGTCTTATAACCGACTTGCTCCTCCAAGCGAAGGCGGATGAGGTTGATTCTGTAACCGCCTGCCAACTGGTAGACATTGCGGACCTCGTTGCTCGGGCGGCCGGGGAATTTGAGCCGATTTTCGATGAGAAAGGGCTGAACTTCACCCCCGATACTGCTGAACTGCCGCCGCACCGTAAGCTCTACGTTAAAGGAGACGCCGGGCAGCTTTTACACTTGTTCTCCAACCTGTTTGACAATGCCGCCAAATATACCCCCGCAGGCGGCAGGGTCGGCATTTGTATAACAGCCGATGATGAAAACGTATTCATCAAAGTTAGAGACACCGGTGGTGGTATCGCCCCTGAACACTTGGACAAGATATTTGATCGATTCTATAAGATTTCTGCGGACAGGACACCAGAATCCGGCTTCGGTCTTGGATTGTCCATATGCCGCGGCATCGCCGTCCGTCACGGTGGCGAGATTACGGTGGAGAGCGAGCCCGGAGAGGGCAGTGTCTTCACCGTGCGTTTGCCATTGTATTTCGGCTGA
- the plsY gene encoding acyl-phosphate:glycerol-3-phosphate O-acyltransferase PlsY codes for MTLLLVIAAYLIGSIPIAYIIARWTRGVDLRKFGSGNVGSSNALKATSKRWALPVVLFDFAKGLLAVWVARWAGLETGMQMVVGIAAITGQIWPLFLGFRGGRGNLTSLGVVAGVSPLLGLVILAIALSLSPLKKLSLSVFIGFLSLPLLAYYLSGFFNISEPGPVAAGFAALTTISLGRRLIGRRSELATGLSTGELITNRLLFDRDIRDRKTWISRPENSSKALS; via the coding sequence ATGACACTACTTCTGGTGATAGCCGCTTATCTCATAGGCAGCATCCCAATAGCCTACATCATTGCCCGCTGGACCCGCGGCGTTGACCTCCGCAAATTCGGTTCCGGCAACGTCGGTTCTTCCAACGCACTGAAGGCCACTTCCAAACGGTGGGCGCTACCGGTAGTCCTCTTCGACTTCGCCAAGGGGCTCCTGGCGGTTTGGGTGGCGCGCTGGGCCGGGCTGGAAACCGGAATGCAGATGGTCGTCGGCATCGCTGCCATCACCGGTCAGATCTGGCCGCTGTTCCTGGGTTTTCGTGGAGGGCGCGGCAATCTAACAAGTCTCGGAGTCGTCGCGGGCGTATCGCCCCTATTAGGCCTGGTTATTCTGGCAATCGCTTTATCACTGTCGCCTCTTAAGAAATTGTCGCTGAGCGTTTTCATAGGCTTTCTGTCGCTGCCCTTGCTGGCTTATTACCTGTCCGGATTTTTCAACATATCAGAACCCGGCCCAGTGGCCGCCGGTTTTGCCGCGCTCACCACCATCTCCCTGGGAAGACGGCTCATCGGCCGCCGCTCAGAACTGGCAACCGGCCTGTCAACCGGAGAACTGATAACCAATCGTCTGCTTTTCGACCGTGATATCCGCGACCGGAAAACCTGGATATCCCGGCCGGAGAATAGCAGCAAAGCTTTGAGTTAA
- a CDS encoding putative metal-dependent phosphoesterases (PHP family), which translates to MTSLVDLHLHSTASDGVFLPAEVVKMAAARGLRYMALTDHDSIDGIAEALAEAENHPGLTVIPGVEISTNVAEGDVHVLGYFIDWQNTNFKHQLSGMRDSREDRGLAMVEKLAALGMPLEWTRVKEIAGDAVIGRPHIAQAMVEKGYISYIGEAFEKYISRDGPAYAERIKLTPTDAVTLIKSAGGLAVMAHPLTLPNYEPMVENLAAAGLTGIEVYYASYRQYEIQHLKRLAERLGLVATGGTDYHGLDPATETMIGGQSVPLAAVKKLLARLPKENDSRD; encoded by the coding sequence ATGACCAGCCTGGTTGACCTGCACCTGCACTCTACCGCTTCTGATGGCGTCTTTCTTCCGGCTGAAGTAGTCAAAATGGCGGCGGCGCGCGGTTTGAGATACATGGCTCTAACCGACCACGATTCCATTGACGGCATCGCCGAAGCCCTGGCCGAAGCGGAGAACCATCCCGGACTTACCGTCATTCCCGGAGTCGAGATTTCCACCAATGTCGCTGAAGGTGACGTGCATGTCCTTGGTTATTTTATAGACTGGCAGAACACAAACTTCAAACACCAGTTGTCCGGTATGAGAGACTCACGGGAAGACCGCGGCTTAGCCATGGTTGAAAAACTGGCGGCGTTGGGTATGCCGCTGGAATGGACCAGAGTGAAGGAAATTGCCGGTGATGCCGTCATCGGCCGGCCGCATATCGCCCAGGCCATGGTAGAAAAAGGTTACATCAGTTATATCGGTGAAGCTTTTGAAAAATATATCAGCCGCGACGGCCCGGCCTATGCCGAACGCATCAAGCTCACCCCCACCGATGCTGTGACTCTTATCAAGTCTGCCGGAGGCCTGGCAGTAATGGCCCACCCCTTGACCTTGCCGAATTACGAGCCCATGGTTGAGAATCTTGCGGCGGCAGGCTTGACCGGTATTGAAGTCTATTACGCCAGCTACCGCCAATATGAGATCCAGCATTTGAAACGCCTGGCCGAAAGATTGGGGCTGGTGGCCACTGGCGGCACCGATTACCACGGCCTGGATCCAGCCACTGAGACGATGATCGGCGGACAGAGCGTGCCCCTGGCAGCGGTTAAAAAATTGCTTGCCCGGTTGCCAAAAGAGAATGACTCTCGGGACTGA
- a CDS encoding phosphoesterase has protein sequence MKILTIGDIIGKPGRRAMKEILPALKLGLGVDMVIANGENAAGGLGLTPDVAEELFSYGVDAITSGNHIWSQMEILPLLEGSAPVIRPLNYPPDAPGKGFTSVKGVLVVNLLGRTFLNSLVDCPFRAMDTLLAEYKEPPKHIIVDFHAEATSEKQAMGWYLNGRVTAVVGTHTHVGTVDARVLPGGTASVSDIGMVGPTDSIIGDTPDDVLKRFLSGMPNRLSVGKGRVTFNSVLITTDSNGRAIAIERIDRETAALA, from the coding sequence ATGAAAATATTGACTATCGGCGACATCATCGGCAAACCGGGTCGCCGTGCCATGAAAGAGATTCTGCCTGCCCTGAAGCTGGGACTGGGTGTTGACATGGTCATCGCCAATGGTGAAAACGCCGCTGGCGGTTTGGGGCTGACACCTGACGTTGCCGAGGAACTTTTTTCCTATGGTGTTGACGCTATCACCTCTGGCAATCATATCTGGTCACAGATGGAAATCCTGCCGCTGCTGGAAGGCAGTGCCCCGGTAATACGGCCGCTTAACTACCCGCCCGATGCGCCCGGAAAAGGCTTTACCTCAGTCAAAGGAGTGCTGGTGGTCAACCTGTTAGGCCGCACTTTTCTCAACAGCTTAGTAGACTGCCCCTTCCGCGCCATGGATACACTCCTGGCTGAATATAAAGAGCCGCCTAAGCACATCATCGTGGACTTTCACGCTGAAGCCACTTCAGAGAAACAAGCCATGGGCTGGTACCTGAACGGCCGGGTCACCGCCGTCGTCGGCACCCATACCCATGTCGGCACAGTAGATGCCCGCGTCCTGCCCGGCGGCACTGCCAGCGTCTCCGACATCGGCATGGTAGGGCCTACTGATTCTATAATAGGTGACACCCCGGATGACGTCCTGAAACGGTTCCTTAGCGGTATGCCCAACCGTTTATCGGTCGGCAAAGGGCGCGTTACCTTTAACTCAGTGCTTATCACCACCGATTCAAATGGCCGGGCTATTGCCATCGAACGCATCGACCGAGAAACGGCGGCCCTGGCATGA
- a CDS encoding D-tyrosyl-tRNA(Tyr) deacylase has product MNNIVPISGLCQYCTGRFQAHMQLELVNDGPVTIMLDSRDRLQPR; this is encoded by the coding sequence ATGAATAATATTGTACCTATTAGTGGCTTATGTCAATACTGCACCGGCCGTTTCCAGGCACACATGCAGCTAGAACTGGTTAACGATGGTCCGGTCACCATAATGCTTGATTCCCGCGACCGCCTCCAACCGCGATAA
- a CDS encoding phytochrome two-component sensor histidine kinase yields the protein MKVEEATVDNRPPRTIRFGLGVRFISFVVLVALLSGGLGGLMLIEMNRDYLHRQILQTNLSQSELAAEFTDKYITAVHAHVEVFAHRPDVMQAVSENLPEQLQTTISEFVNVQTALENVGIYDIYGIQRVVSNSNVSALGRSFIDALWFKTALSTGLPYQDLPTISIISGEPVILYAVPVVNGSGLVTGILTGEISLKGLAEAIVNVDYGTDTSALVADLRGEGIIIADTNPQYVMRPLSDRFDQTVLSLTVGSSDSFEASNKGETELIGFASVPNLPWSVLVSTPKGTATAMVDVMMKNASLLLAGIILVSAIVGGFAILSVSRPLVQMRNISAKIAAGDLTKRVEVSQNSEIGDLGAAFNHMAQEIAEKESRLVEYAMDLEKRVEERTLELSRSNTDLEQFAYVASHDLQEPLRMVSSYMQLLEKRYGSKLESEAKEFMNYAVDGANRMKVIINDLLQYSRVGTRGKSPEPVNMEKVLKIAIANLSLAIKEYGAIISHEELPVIQADESQMVQVLQNLIGNAMKFHSDARPEIHIGVVDKDSEWQFSVSDNGIGLDPKYADRIFIIFQRLHTRDEYPGSGIGLAMSKRIIERHGGKIWVESTPGQGATFYFTITKKENENE from the coding sequence GTGAAAGTTGAAGAAGCTACAGTGGATAATCGGCCCCCCAGGACCATTCGGTTCGGTCTGGGTGTTCGTTTCATCAGTTTTGTTGTATTGGTGGCTCTGTTGTCCGGGGGGCTGGGTGGATTAATGCTGATTGAAATGAACCGGGATTACCTGCACAGGCAAATACTTCAAACCAACCTGAGTCAATCTGAATTAGCAGCAGAGTTCACTGATAAGTACATCACCGCAGTCCATGCGCACGTGGAGGTATTTGCCCACCGTCCGGATGTGATGCAGGCTGTGAGTGAAAACTTACCTGAACAGCTCCAGACAACTATTTCCGAGTTCGTGAACGTCCAAACTGCTTTGGAAAATGTTGGTATTTATGATATTTACGGCATTCAAAGGGTTGTGAGCAATTCAAACGTAAGCGCTCTGGGGCGGTCTTTTATTGATGCCCTCTGGTTTAAGACGGCTTTATCAACAGGTCTGCCTTATCAAGATTTACCGACAATATCGATAATTTCCGGAGAACCGGTGATTCTTTATGCAGTACCTGTGGTTAACGGATCCGGTTTGGTTACCGGAATCCTGACGGGTGAAATCTCTCTTAAGGGATTAGCCGAAGCGATTGTGAACGTTGATTATGGAACGGATACCAGCGCATTAGTGGCAGATCTCCGCGGCGAAGGTATCATTATTGCCGATACGAATCCTCAATATGTAATGAGACCGCTTTCAGACCGATTCGATCAAACCGTCTTGAGCTTAACGGTGGGCTCCAGTGATTCTTTCGAAGCTAGCAACAAGGGTGAAACAGAGCTCATTGGATTTGCGTCCGTACCGAATTTGCCATGGTCTGTGCTGGTTAGTACTCCCAAGGGAACGGCAACCGCGATGGTTGACGTAATGATGAAAAACGCAAGCCTCCTGCTGGCGGGTATTATATTAGTCTCCGCTATCGTGGGCGGGTTTGCTATTCTAAGCGTATCCAGGCCTTTGGTGCAGATGAGGAATATCTCTGCCAAGATTGCCGCGGGAGACCTCACAAAAAGGGTTGAAGTTAGCCAGAACAGTGAAATCGGCGACCTTGGCGCGGCTTTCAACCATATGGCGCAAGAGATAGCCGAAAAAGAATCCAGACTGGTCGAATATGCAATGGACCTGGAAAAACGCGTCGAAGAACGTACGCTGGAACTTTCCCGTTCCAACACCGACCTGGAGCAATTTGCATATGTGGCCTCCCATGATCTTCAGGAACCGCTCCGGATGGTATCCAGCTACATGCAGCTGTTGGAGAAGCGTTATGGATCCAAGCTTGAATCCGAGGCCAAGGAATTCATGAACTACGCGGTGGACGGCGCAAACCGCATGAAGGTGATTATAAACGACCTGCTGCAGTATTCCAGAGTCGGCACAAGAGGCAAATCCCCGGAACCGGTCAACATGGAAAAAGTACTGAAAATCGCGATAGCAAATCTCAGCCTGGCCATCAAAGAATACGGCGCCATCATATCGCACGAGGAACTGCCGGTAATTCAGGCCGATGAAAGTCAGATGGTGCAAGTGCTTCAAAATCTCATCGGCAACGCAATGAAATTTCACAGCGATGCCCGGCCTGAAATACATATCGGCGTTGTTGATAAGGATTCGGAATGGCAGTTTTCAGTCAGTGACAACGGCATCGGCTTGGATCCGAAATATGCCGACCGTATATTTATCATCTTCCAGAGGTTACACACGCGTGACGAATATCCGGGCAGCGGAATAGGGTTGGCTATGAGCAAGCGGATCATTGAACGTCACGGCGGGAAAATATGGGTGGAATCTACGCCTGGCCAAGGCGCCACCTTTTACTTCACGATAACGAAAAAGGAGAATGAGAATGAATGA
- a CDS encoding two-component system response regulator, translated as MNEPLKPIQVLLVEDNEADARLMKEVIKDSKIIIDLNIVSDGIEALDYVNQRGKFKQALKPDLILLDLNLPKKDGREVLAEIKNSPSQKRIPVVIITSSQAEEDIVKTYDLHANAYVTKPLDLVQFSKVVDSIELFWFTVVKLPSGLGDG; from the coding sequence ATGAATGAACCGCTAAAACCGATCCAGGTATTGCTTGTCGAAGATAATGAAGCTGACGCACGTTTGATGAAAGAGGTAATAAAGGATTCAAAAATCATTATTGACCTGAATATCGTTTCTGATGGTATCGAGGCGCTGGATTACGTCAACCAACGCGGTAAGTTCAAACAGGCCTTAAAACCGGATTTGATACTGCTGGACCTCAATCTGCCCAAAAAAGACGGACGCGAGGTCCTGGCGGAAATCAAAAACAGTCCCAGTCAGAAGCGTATTCCGGTAGTAATTATCACAAGTTCTCAGGCTGAAGAAGATATCGTCAAGACTTATGATCTGCATGCCAACGCATACGTGACCAAACCTCTGGACCTGGTGCAGTTCAGCAAAGTTGTAGATTCTATCGAACTATTCTGGTTTACTGTAGTAAAGCTGCCCAGCGGGTTAGGTGATGGCTAA
- a CDS encoding sensory box sensor histidine kinase-response regulator encodes MAKNSLAVLLIEDNPGDVRLMRTILTGSGGREFNIQSFSRLDEGLSYICDNWIDVAILDLNLPDSSGVETLRRLHHAYPELPIVIMTGSDDDELMKEAASEGAQDYLLKGEITESRILIRIIDYAIERKHGEARLLRSEAELKKAQKIAHVGSWVWNLKTDRMEWSDEMFHIFGIDRDNLQGELKQVMADAVYPDDRAAVEATNNAVCSGKSPVPLEYRVIRSDGSVRTVWAEFGELVTDKCGAVETISGIVHDVTERKKEETDNQQLRDKAEMTSRLAAVGEMASGIAHEINNPLTGVVGFSELLLEIQDLPDEVKEGIRIINDGSQRVKDIVGRMLTFARQSRPQKNATNITELIDNTLELRRYVLSTSNIEVVKDYSPDLPWVVADAGQLQQVFLNLIVNAEFAMKKAHDRGKLTIKTEKLENRICISVADDGPGMSAEVMSKIFLPFFTTKGPGEGTGLGLALSFGIVQEHGGILRVDSVLGQGATFVIDLPLNSAEVQSESESPVSQPFLEYKDVSVLVIDDESHVRSLIRAILSKHGYAVEECDLPEKALEKLKTNKYTIVFMDIRMPGMSGMELYEKISRRWPEMAGRVVFVTGDTSDRLTREYLASHKLSHIAKPFDRRALEEKVSNILAR; translated from the coding sequence ATGGCTAAGAATTCTCTGGCTGTCCTCTTAATTGAAGATAATCCGGGCGATGTCCGATTGATGCGGACGATCCTTACCGGTTCTGGCGGAAGAGAATTTAATATTCAGTCCTTCAGCCGGCTTGATGAGGGATTGAGTTATATCTGTGATAATTGGATTGATGTTGCTATCCTTGACCTCAATCTGCCTGATTCAAGCGGGGTCGAAACTCTACGCAGGCTTCATCATGCATATCCTGAATTGCCCATCGTTATCATGACCGGCAGTGATGATGATGAATTGATGAAAGAGGCCGCAAGCGAAGGTGCCCAGGATTATCTTTTAAAGGGTGAGATAACCGAAAGCCGAATCCTAATAAGAATTATCGACTATGCTATTGAACGGAAGCATGGGGAGGCCAGGTTATTGCGGTCCGAAGCCGAATTGAAAAAAGCCCAGAAAATCGCTCATGTCGGGAGTTGGGTATGGAATCTGAAAACCGATCGAATGGAGTGGTCGGACGAAATGTTCCACATCTTCGGCATCGACAGAGATAATCTTCAAGGTGAACTGAAACAAGTTATGGCCGATGCTGTTTATCCCGATGACAGAGCCGCGGTGGAAGCCACAAATAACGCAGTTTGTAGTGGTAAAAGCCCGGTTCCGCTGGAATACCGGGTGATCAGGTCTGACGGCAGCGTCCGTACGGTCTGGGCGGAATTCGGCGAACTGGTCACCGATAAATGCGGCGCTGTCGAGACTATTTCAGGCATTGTACATGATGTTACAGAACGCAAGAAAGAAGAGACTGATAACCAGCAACTCCGGGATAAGGCGGAGATGACCAGCCGTTTAGCCGCTGTTGGTGAGATGGCGTCCGGTATAGCACATGAGATCAATAACCCCCTCACCGGTGTGGTCGGTTTTTCAGAACTGTTACTGGAGATACAGGACCTGCCGGATGAGGTGAAAGAGGGTATAAGGATCATCAACGATGGCAGTCAAAGGGTGAAAGACATCGTTGGCCGGATGCTTACCTTTGCCAGACAATCGAGGCCGCAGAAAAACGCAACCAACATCACGGAATTGATTGATAATACTCTGGAACTTCGCCGTTATGTCCTCAGCACCTCAAATATTGAAGTTGTGAAGGATTATTCTCCCGATTTGCCCTGGGTGGTTGCCGACGCCGGTCAACTGCAGCAGGTTTTCCTTAACCTTATTGTCAACGCTGAGTTTGCGATGAAAAAAGCTCATGACAGGGGCAAGTTGACGATAAAAACGGAAAAACTTGAAAACCGTATCTGTATCTCTGTCGCGGATGATGGCCCGGGTATGTCGGCCGAGGTTATGTCCAAGATTTTTCTGCCTTTTTTTACCACCAAAGGTCCTGGAGAAGGCACAGGCCTCGGATTGGCTCTGTCATTTGGTATTGTTCAGGAACATGGCGGTATTCTTCGTGTGGACAGCGTTCTCGGTCAGGGAGCGACGTTCGTAATTGATCTGCCGCTCAATTCGGCGGAAGTCCAATCAGAATCAGAATCACCGGTCTCTCAACCATTCCTTGAATATAAAGATGTCTCAGTACTGGTAATTGATGATGAGTCTCATGTGAGGTCTTTAATCCGCGCGATTCTTAGCAAACATGGATACGCGGTGGAAGAGTGCGATTTGCCCGAAAAGGCACTGGAGAAACTGAAAACGAACAAGTATACCATCGTCTTTATGGATATCCGCATGCCTGGTATGAGCGGAATGGAACTCTATGAAAAGATCTCACGGAGATGGCCGGAAATGGCTGGCAGGGTGGTATTCGTTACCGGAGATACCTCCGACCGCCTTACCAGGGAATACCTGGCTTCTCATAAACTGTCCCATATCGCCAAGCCGTTTGATAGAAGGGCTCTGGAAGAGAAAGTCAGTAATATTCTGGCCAGGTAA